A single genomic interval of Pyrus communis chromosome 7, drPyrComm1.1, whole genome shotgun sequence harbors:
- the LOC137740637 gene encoding uncharacterized protein has translation MTTGAGTNWSLIEDVALCTSWVEVTHSSLTGNEMQLREMWSLIHTSFLEKIGGKRTKESMSSRWKLLSQSFSTWRDALAQASNNIRSGENYSDQELQAQAWYAAKTKSKNKSFNRWECWNIVKDCPKFRVVPVGPEVHMNSTPLHSTPDHVHEDDAEEVPETPLPERASGSTRFPIRPQGKKASKRKGSASKNDYAKFMEELTRQGELTLARDLAKDEAEKAREASKQAAVEREFYANERERELLRQEREHVREERRAQQDREIMNMSLEGKSPNSKFFWKSEKADVVRRRRAREAIASQGGSRRSTTEVKPLVLQICSMTALNQKHSHDALCKARISAWFEEVATSVYLVDLPDIAVSRTIKT, from the exons atgaccactggtgcaggtacgaattggtcgcttattgaagatgttgcgttgtgtactagctgggttgaagttactcatagttcgcttacgggtaatgagatgcagttgcgagaaatgtggagtcttattcataccagttttcttgagaaaattggtgggaaaagaaccaaagaatcgatgtccagtcgttggaaattacttagccaatcgtttagtacgtggagagacgctttggcacaagctagtaataatattcgaagtggggaaaattactcggatcag gaacttcaagcacaagcttggtacgctgccaaaaccaaaagcaaaaataaatcattcaaccggtgggaatgttggaatattgtcaaagattgtcctaaatttagagttgtgccagtcggtccagaagtgcacatgaacagcacccctctacactctacacccgatcatgttcatgaagatgatgcagaagaagtgcccgaaacgcccctccctgaacgcgcgtcgggttcgacccgttttccaattaggcctcaaggtaagaaggcttcaaagagaaaaggtagtgcttccaagaacgattatgcaaagttcatggaagaacttactcgccaaggtgaattgactttggcaaGGGACCTGGCGAAAGATGAGGCTGAAAAGGCTAGAGAGGCATCAAAACAagcagctgttgagagagaattttatgctaatgagagagaaagagagctacttaggcaagaaagggaacatgttagagaagaaagacgggctcaacaagatcgtgagattatgaacatgtctttagaagggaagtctccaaattctaaatttttttggaaatcagagaaagcggacgttgtgcgaaggaggcgtgcaagagaagcaatagcaagccaaggtggttcta GAAGGTCAACAACAGAAGTAAAACCACTAGTGCTTCAAATATGTTCCATGACggctctcaaccaaaaacacTCACACGATGCTTTATGCAAGGCGAGAATATcagcatggttcgaagaagtcgcaactagcgTTTACTTGGTAGACCTCCCAGATATAGCAGTGTCTCGAACGATAAAGACATGA
- the LOC137739480 gene encoding cytochrome c oxidase subunit 5b-2, mitochondrial-like: MWRRLLSSSQLKTLTLAAAGSAAAPCRSAAGPARSLLHKPLPLLPSYFSTTAEAATTGVKKVEEVQPIATGHEREELEAELEGRDVLEINHPVGPFGTKEEPAVVKSYYDKRIVGCPGGEGEDEHDVVWFWLEKGKPHECPVCAQYFVLEVVGPGGSPDHSDDHH, encoded by the exons ATGTGGCGGAGACTGCTCTCTTCCTCTCAGCTCAAAACCTTAACCCTAGCCGCCGCCGGTAGTGCAGCCGCTCCATGCCGATCGGCTGCTGGACCCGCCCGCTCTCTCCTCCACAAGCCCCTCCCTCTCCTCCCTAGCTACTTCAGCACCACCGCCGAAGCTG CGACGACTGGTGTGAAGAAGGTTGAGGAGGTACAGCCCATTGCCACCGGCCACGAGCGAGAGGAGCTTGAAGCTGAACTTGAG GGAAGGGATGTTCTAGAAATCAACCATCCTGTTGGTCCTTTTGGCACAAAG GAAGAACCTGCGGTTGTCAAGTCCTACTACGACAAGAGAATAGTTGGGTGCCCTGGTGGTGAAGGCG AGGATGAGCATGATGTTGTGTGGTTTTGGCTGGAGAAAGGCAAGCCACATGAATGCCCAGTCTGCGCACAATACTTTGTG CTTGAAGTGGTTGGACCCGGTGGATCTCCAGACCATTCCGATGACCACCACTGA